The following nucleotide sequence is from Clostridia bacterium.
GCAGTAATGGGCCTAAGAGCCCCAGTAGGGTTGGGCCGGCTGCCAGCACCGCGCTCTTTAAGCTTTGAGAAGTAACCATGGGAGTAGCTAGCTGGCTGCTAACCCACCGCATTAGTTGAGCCAGGAAATTAATCAGGGATTCGCGCTGAAAGTACAGCCACATGCACCCAACCAGAAGTACGGCCGCAGCGCTCAAATCTGGGCTCCTTGCGACCTGTCCCTTTTTCCGGACTTCCTGGCGCCGGTGTGGCGTGGCTTCCTCTGTCTTTTCTTCCGCAAATAGCTGTAGATCAAATATTTCCTGGTTCATGGCGCAAGACTCCTGACTATGGTGCTCAGGTCTTTTTGTACTTGATCAAACACCTGCCCCATCATCACTGATAAAAGGGGCAAGGCCAATTCTAGTGCTACCAAAGCGACCCCAGCCTTAAGCGGAAAACCTAATATGAATACGTTGAGCTGGGGAACTGTCCGGGCTACTAAGGATAAAGCAATGTCTGTTACCGCCAAAACTGCCAACAGCGGCGCCGCCATCCTGAAGCCCAAAGCAAAACTGCCGACGAAGATTTTGGCCACTATAGCACTGTCGGCCTGCGCCAACCCTGCCCCGCCTGGAGGGATAAGATTGTAGCTGGCCCCGAGGCTTTCCAACAGGACTAAGTGTCCTCCAATGGCCAAATATAGAAGCGTCCCCAAAACCACCATCAGTTGGCCAAGGAGGCTTACCTGATAGCCTTGTTGGGGGTCAAATAGTTGGGCCATCGAAAAACCAGTCTGGAGATCTATCATTTCACCAGCCACCCGAATGGCGTTGAATGTCAAACTCGCAATCCAGCCCAACGCTAACCCTACTAGTACCTCGGCAATTACCCTCATTACGAAGATTTGCCATGACGCGGTTTCTAGCCCTGAATACCCTCTGACCTGGGGAGCAATTAAAATTGCTACCAGCGTTGCCAATCCGATCTTAGCCAAGGGCGGAATGGACCGGCTGGAGAATACTGGTGCGGTTACCAAAAACGACGACACCCGGCACAGAACTAAAAGATGAAGTTGCCAAAAGGCCAGGGGGTAACCT
It contains:
- the fliR gene encoding flagellar type III secretion system protein FliR, which translates into the protein MFLGYPLAFWQLHLLVLCRVSSFLVTAPVFSSRSIPPLAKIGLATLVAILIAPQVRGYSGLETASWQIFVMRVIAEVLVGLALGWIASLTFNAIRVAGEMIDLQTGFSMAQLFDPQQGYQVSLLGQLMVVLGTLLYLAIGGHLVLLESLGASYNLIPPGGAGLAQADSAIVAKIFVGSFALGFRMAAPLLAVLAVTDIALSLVARTVPQLNVFILGFPLKAGVALVALELALPLLSVMMGQVFDQVQKDLSTIVRSLAP